AAATAAGACTCATTTACATTGTGagaatgtttttgttatattttttttttatttataagcaaacattatttatacaagatcaatttttatttactgcCATTAGTAATTATAGTACTTTGATGGTAGGCACagtattgttttaagttttctaaATTTATAAATGTTGCAGGGAAGTGTCACACAGATTATTTATATCATAGATTGCCATAGCTTGCCTgcatctatttatttatcatttttatatgattatcGTTGTGAGAGTATTGGAATGAGTACTCAAATAAATGATCTGCCatatttttgtcttttaatAATGACTGCGTTGTTAATCCAACCAATTATGTTACAATGAGACAGCAGCGGTATGTAGAATAAGAATGACTTATGTGCCCAAAAGTATACTAACTCGAATGTACAGCTACTTTAATAAAGAGCtcttaaacaattatttattttatttctaaaatataccCTTACTTCAAAGTACACTTAAAAAAAACCCAAATCAAGTCAACACAGTCCATATATTTGAAAAATCAACTAAAATTACAGATCAGCTTGCTAGTATTGACAGAAGTAGAAAGACACTAGGCTATATAtcagtacataataatatatactaCAGGTAAAAACATATCTACTACATAGCCACATGAgaaaattattatcaataaattaTAGTATCCTATGCATATCTAAAATAGTGTCTAAAGTCAAAGTGTTATTTCTGTTCTTCCTTTTTGGACTCCTCTGCTGTTAAGAGCGCACTCTTTATACCTACTTTCTTCAGTTCCTCGATGAGCTCACCTGATTGGTGCATTTGCAACATTATGTCACAGCCCCCAACAAATTCACCATTAATGAATACTTGTGGGATTGTCGGCCAGTTCGAGTAGTCTTtgatacctaaaaaaatataactattaataaatataaaaaatattaatattatttctgtaTACTTGAACTATATAATTAACTGGATTGGTTGTTTATTGAGATTTCATATTTATGCCTGGcctaaaatattaagtaccaATAGTAATCAATTAACCAATAGACCTTCCGGATTTCAAGTCGTTCAAGAGATAAGCTCCTAATAACAACACAACAACAATGATAAttattccaattactctagacATTGTTGACTACATTAATAATTAAGCACACTTACGACAAACATGCTGAATAATTACGTGGTTCATTTAAAATCATTACCAGAAGTTGGGGTGCATGCAATGTTTCAAAAATACAAGCCTTGACCTTTTTATGATAAAGAAGCTAAGAACACATTGTTATCGTCATTTTCGGCACTCTAATGATGATACAGACGTTCTATCAAGTGTGACGAattgtacaaaatattgtaaacaggtTAAAACTAACCTTGTCTAAGATCTTCATCCGACAAGACATCGTGACTGTCGTACGGAACTGCGTGCATCCTCATTATCTGAACCACTGCATTACTGAATCCACAGCGAGGCGCATCGGGTACACCCTTCATAAATACTACcactttgttatttttaacaattgtGTCGATTTTTTCTTTTACACCAATATCGGCGAATGATCGACATGATAACTTAAGCGTATTGCTATAAATTGGAAATAAACTACGGCGCAGTAGGCTATTCATCTTTATCAAATTATTCCACTAACTAATATTATTGCTTTTACAaactattcttttgttttataataatttattctcgTCCGAAAAACTCAATCAACAATGACACTTGCAGAAATGTCATTTATCAGctgtctttttcttcttcttactGATAACCAAAGACAAATTAATATTCCGCGTTGAAATCGTTCAAATCAagtgagcaagcgtggtgtttAACcatgattatagttcggccattcagagaatgcgttcctgacacgtcgcgattgaactgacgacgtaactttgcaatggcgttgcagttacgataaaaatatttttgctggttgtttaccgttttaacaattgaggagcattaaaacaacattattatatcaataatcaatgaatgttataattttgtgccaaactgagtgtcaaataacttggtaaacaatatttttctaaatctatactgcgctattacaaggttatgtcagcggtttatattttgtagtgctgtgctaaaaataacaggcaagtatcgtaatctgttcttatacagttataatataaaataatacgttttgattttctttttaagaattggaaaataatggactataagacttaattataacgtttatgaaatataaaaataaaactatgaccaaaccgcatttttatacttagattaaaaatggtaaccccaaatggcgttatgggccgccattttgtgacgctaaaacagtcgtccgttgtcgtttcgtgcgcatagaccacgtttttcaagtgttttcgatctgtttttatttgattacccggcttttgttagaccgagatatcaggattgattctgttattgataataatataattatacatgtaggcgaagatgatgatgaagacaccacctcctcaagcaaatcggagtctgattaatattctgttcgcacattcaattcaatgtacttgtaacaaagaataaataaaacaattttattatatgaatattacctttttttggtttccacttaaataactaaaatataaaacaaatgattccgccaatttaaaacgaaaataatcttaaaataatgcggcggttcattttgaaggaacggtaacgaactcagtgttatgttgtgcccatcactagtcgtgactaactgataggtgtcaggaacgcattctctgaacggccgaagtataacgcTGAATTTGTCACTGTATGAGAGGAGAcccagtgggacgataaaagggcCGTGATGGTTTACCGATTTATTTTCATCGCAGTTGGACGATTTGTCGTTCTCTGCCAAAATCTATCTACGCTACAAACCGTACAACAAAGATTTTCATGGAAGGATTTCTaaattcttcatcatcatcatcatcttccgagccttttcccaatcatgttggggtcggcttccagtctaaccggattcagctgagtaccagtgctttacaagaagcgactgcctatctgacctcctcaacccagttacccgggcaacccaatacccctggctagactggtgtcagacttactggcttctgactacccgtaacgactgccaaggatgttcaataccagccgggacctacagtttaacgtgccatccgaaacacagccaatgatgtctaagatatacttagaaagtacatacaaacttagaaaagttgcattggtacttgcctgacctggggtGACCTGGGGGATCGAACTCGCGCCCTCACACTTGAgaggtcctttacccactaggccaccacgactttttatttaaattcttattttacatttatgttCTAATAAAGAATAAGAGAAGTAAATAAGCAAAAAAGGAGTTTTTATTCGCGAATCAAGTCAATGAGCGAAAAGCCTCTTGTGTAATGTGTAAGTAGGTAAAAAAAGTAAACTCTATTGTCTGTGGTTATGGTTGAGTAGTTTGTTGTGTGGTGAgtgaataataatttttaaaatacataatcgATCAATGATGGAAAACGCTGAAGAAATATTCCATTTTCTTGAAGATTTCTCCAAACGCAAACCTAAAACAATCCCACAAGAACTCAACGAATACTTGGCATACGTAGCTCGGACCGGCGATCCAGTCTACCAATGGTCACTCGTTAAAAGTTTGTTCAAAGAAAAACTTCTATCTGTGATCACGGATTTCTACGAAACCACACCAGGTATTGACATTCCACCTTACCCAAACGTGGACCCATTCAATTATGACATCATGAAAAATAGCCTACTAGAACGCCTAGATTCATTCACGTCTGCCCCATTCACAGTTCAAAGAATTTGTGAATTACTAACTTATCCACGTAAACAATACAACCGCGTTGACAAGTTTATGAGAGCTATAGAAAAGAACATTTTAGTTGTAAGCACTAGAGAACCAGGAATCCAGCGCCATGCTGAACCTGAAAATGGTGAACCTGTTGAACCCATTGTGAACGGCTCAGATAATAATTCCGAGTACAATGTGGATGTCGAAATGGAAGACATGTCTTGGAAGGAGAATGCTGAGCAGCCACAAATATCAGAACCTCAACCAGGATCATCAGATGCTCACATTTCAGTAGATGACATTGAGGCTCGATTAAAGGCTAAACAAGAGACTCCAATGGATACTCAAGACAAAATTGCTACTCAATATGAATCAGTTACGCCTCCTGAACTTAACATAGGTGCTGATGAACCACCGGAGGAAATAAAAACCAGTGCGGAGACAACACCCCAAGCAACAGTATCCACTGAGGAACCTAAAGTGGATGCAGCCTCAGCAAGTGCCAGTGAGGAACCAAAGGTTGATGTTGAAATGAAACCCGAGGATGCACCTACTGCTGCCGCTCCTACTTTGATCATTCCAGAAATAAAAGTTGAAGATGCTGAAATGACTGAACAGAGGCTTACTGAGAAAACTTCAACCGATAAGGTTGAAGATGTTAGTCAGCCTGTTGAAAAGGAACCTCCTAGCTCAGAGCCTAAAACTGTGATAGAAGCACAACCAGTGTCTATGGATGAGAATAGCTCAGACTCAACAACAAAAGAAGACAATGAACCTAAACTTATTTCTGAAGTTTCAACATCAAGTGAAGAAAGTTCCTCT
The window above is part of the Helicoverpa zea isolate HzStark_Cry1AcR chromosome 14, ilHelZeax1.1, whole genome shotgun sequence genome. Proteins encoded here:
- the LOC124636187 gene encoding uncharacterized monothiol glutaredoxin ycf64-like; its protein translation is MNSLLRRSLFPIYSNTLKLSCRSFADIGVKEKIDTIVKNNKVVVFMKGVPDAPRCGFSNAVVQIMRMHAVPYDSHDVLSDEDLRQGIKDYSNWPTIPQVFINGEFVGGCDIMLQMHQSGELIEELKKVGIKSALLTAEESKKEEQK
- the LOC124636424 gene encoding serine/threonine-protein phosphatase 4 regulatory subunit 2 is translated as MMENAEEIFHFLEDFSKRKPKTIPQELNEYLAYVARTGDPVYQWSLVKSLFKEKLLSVITDFYETTPGIDIPPYPNVDPFNYDIMKNSLLERLDSFTSAPFTVQRICELLTYPRKQYNRVDKFMRAIEKNILVVSTREPGIQRHAEPENGEPVEPIVNGSDNNSEYNVDVEMEDMSWKENAEQPQISEPQPGSSDAHISVDDIEARLKAKQETPMDTQDKIATQYESVTPPELNIGADEPPEEIKTSAETTPQATVSTEEPKVDAASASASEEPKVDVEMKPEDAPTAAAPTLIIPEIKVEDAEMTEQRLTEKTSTDKVEDVSQPVEKEPPSSEPKTVIEAQPVSMDENSSDSTTKEDNEPKLISEVSTSSEESSSSSDNTDGNSNSPKTDERHIDVQDESNQSDTPSDTASEESNVKDTEPTPETTPERPPEEASPKVEMQSDNYSISDVNSELPQPPEVPKAQEVPEEKKEPEKIEEEVKSDNTVTEANKES